The region GGCTGAATCGTCTGGACTTGCTGTTTTTCCCCATCGGTAATTCCTCCTTCAGAAAGCTGATAAAGCATTTCCAAAAAAAGAAAGAAGTGAACGCTTTTTGATGCGCTCACTTCTAGTATGGATTGATTCATCTGTTTTATAAAAGGTAATATTTAGATGGTTTTTACCTGAAGCTTCAAGTAATCCTCCAAAAAAACGCCAATCCCGTCGTTCTCATTCGTCTCGGTAACTTGTGCAGCAATGGATTTCAGTTCATCAATCCCATTTTCCATCGCAACACCAACACCGGCATAGTCAATCATTTCCAAATCATTATCCTCATCACCAAATGCAATGATTCGTTCTTTGGGGATATGATAATAATGCGCGATTTTTTCGAGACCGACTGCTTTATTTAACCCTTTTTTGACAATTTCTATGATATTCCACGGTGCACCCCATTTACGATGCTCGATCAATTCGGCATGATAATCATCCAAATGGCTTCGCAGTTCTGTAATATGCTCTTCTTTCGGGTGGATTAACAAGGAAGTGGGATCTTCGTTCAACTCATTTTTGAGGCTGCCGATTTTAAAAGGCGGGTCCTGTTTTGTTGATTGAAAAATATCGATAATTTTTTCATCG is a window of Virgibacillus ihumii DNA encoding:
- a CDS encoding Cof-type HAD-IIB family hydrolase, giving the protein MENNRHLIALDLDGTLLTDDKEISARNKNTIRQAINDGHIVVIATGRPHRASINYYNELKLDTPMVNFNGALIHHPTDDKWDVLHNPLPVRTAYKIIDACYDMNVHNILAEVKDHVFLDQYDEKIIDIFQSTKQDPPFKIGSLKNELNEDPTSLLIHPKEEHITELRSHLDDYHAELIEHRKWGAPWNIIEIVKKGLNKAVGLEKIAHYYHIPKERIIAFGDEDNDLEMIDYAGVGVAMENGIDELKSIAAQVTETNENDGIGVFLEDYLKLQVKTI